The Streptomyces lienomycini sequence AGTCACATGCAGGTCCCGGCATGGGCCGACGTCAAGGCGGAATGGCGCTCGGAGAACCTCGGCTGGTTCGACGACCGGACCGGTGAACTGGTGGGTGCGGGTCTCGTCCTCTACCGGCAGCTGCCCAAGATCAAGCGGTATCTCGCCTACCTTCCCGAGGGCCCGGTCATCAACTGGTTCGCGCCGAACCTGCAGGACTGGATGGAGCCGATGCTGGCGCACCTCAAGCAGCAGGGCGCCTTCTCCGTGAAGATGGGCCCACCGGTGATCATCCGGCGCTGGGACGCGACGTCCATCAAGAAGGGCATCCAGGACCCCGACGTCAAGCGTCTGCGGGACATAGAGGCGGACCACATCGAGCCGCGCGCCTTCGAGGTGGCCGACAAGCTGCGCCGCATGGGCTGGCAGCAGGGCGAGGACGGCGGCGCCGGCTTCGGCGACGTACAGCCCCGCTACGTCTTCCAGGTGCCGCTCGCCAACCGCTCGCTGGAGGAGGTCCACAAGAACTTCAACCAGCTGTGGCGCCGCAACATCAAGAAGGCCGAGAAGGCCGGCGTCGAGGTCGTCCAGGGCGGCTACCACGAC is a genomic window containing:
- the femX gene encoding peptidoglycan bridge formation glycyltransferase FemX, which gives rise to MTLTLRTISREQHLAYIQSLPAASHMQVPAWADVKAEWRSENLGWFDDRTGELVGAGLVLYRQLPKIKRYLAYLPEGPVINWFAPNLQDWMEPMLAHLKQQGAFSVKMGPPVIIRRWDATSIKKGIQDPDVKRLRDIEADHIEPRAFEVADKLRRMGWQQGEDGGAGFGDVQPRYVFQVPLANRSLEEVHKNFNQLWRRNIKKAEKAGVEVVQGGYHDLEEWQRLYEITAVRDHFRPRPLSYFQRMWAALNNEDPNRMRLYFARHNGVNLSAATMLVVGGHVWYSYGASDNIGREVRPSNAMQWAMLRDSYALGATVYDLRGISDSLDESDHLFGLIQFKVGTGGQAAEYLGEWDFPLNKLLHKALDIYMSRR